A single genomic interval of Antarcticibacterium arcticum harbors:
- a CDS encoding glycoside hydrolase 5 family protein, translated as MNAFFYLFLFLSVGASIGLQAQEIDKQDVFVDDNGVMRWGHNMEEVKGFGVNYSAPFAHGFRTAKKLGIDLKEAIDKDVYHFSRLDFDLYRIHVWDTEISDAEGNLLENEHLELFDYLLKQLKDRNINYVITPIAYWGNGWPEPDEETPGFSHRYGKDNSLTDPDAIKAQENYLAEFLEHVNPHTGVAYKDEPNLIAIEISNEPHHRGTPEEVTTFVKKMVDALRSTGTKKPIFYNVSHSVHLADAYFAAGIQGGTFQWYPTGLGFQKELEGNLLPNVNEYKIPFDEVIKKNSGAKLVYEFDAADVNKSYIYPSMARSFREAGIQIATHFAYDPTYMAHANTEYNTHYMNLAYTPAKALALMISGKVFHKIPMNQDYDTYPQNLTFEDFEISYEQDLAIFNSEEEFIYTNSNTHSPKNISQLNKIAGTGNSEVVKYEGNGAYFLDKLENGVWRLEVMPDAILVDNPFGRNNLDKTVAVINWHKWMMSLVLPDLGENFTIRSLNPGNNFKPEIKGNSFAIEPGTYLLTRKNVQTAYTGKEKWRHINLNEFYAPETTVTKTYVLHEPVKEIMVGEKSLEINAQIVSNDKVEKAEVWLQNGNSYHSIELKHKQAYTYSALIPEDLLQPGFLKYRIIVSTRLGTFTYPGNLSGSPGDWDYYDKGSYTTRIVREKTPLYLFNAAEDHEHVVGKWQRGNKLVPGLLPGQAEYQVKVEQLFVKDEENLNALPVYDYSFRYNFSEKIKVREGEISQNQHLVLKGRSLTGKSKKIQVAVVDKHGAAFGKIIELAPEEKDYIINIKDLQPVKTVSLPRPYPTFLSYYFEHENRNDLNMEVAEALQISIGPGLEEPELQVSQEIGITSLRLEK; from the coding sequence ATGAATGCATTTTTTTATCTGTTTCTGTTTTTAAGTGTGGGGGCTTCAATAGGGCTGCAGGCTCAGGAAATTGACAAACAGGATGTATTTGTAGATGATAATGGTGTTATGCGTTGGGGCCATAATATGGAAGAGGTAAAAGGTTTTGGCGTGAATTATTCGGCCCCTTTTGCACATGGGTTCCGCACGGCCAAAAAGCTGGGAATAGATCTTAAGGAAGCAATAGATAAGGATGTGTATCATTTCTCCAGGTTAGATTTTGACCTGTATCGTATTCACGTTTGGGATACTGAGATAAGCGATGCTGAAGGAAACTTACTTGAGAACGAACACCTTGAATTATTTGATTATTTGCTGAAGCAACTAAAGGACCGCAACATTAATTATGTGATAACTCCCATCGCCTACTGGGGAAATGGTTGGCCGGAACCCGATGAGGAAACCCCGGGATTTTCTCATAGATACGGGAAAGACAACAGCCTTACAGATCCCGATGCCATAAAGGCCCAGGAAAATTACCTCGCTGAGTTTCTAGAGCACGTAAATCCGCATACCGGGGTGGCATATAAAGATGAGCCAAATTTAATAGCAATTGAAATTAGCAATGAGCCCCATCACAGGGGCACCCCGGAGGAAGTCACCACCTTTGTGAAAAAGATGGTAGATGCATTGCGAAGCACCGGCACCAAAAAACCAATTTTCTATAATGTGAGCCACAGTGTTCATTTGGCAGATGCCTATTTCGCAGCAGGAATCCAGGGAGGTACTTTTCAATGGTATCCAACGGGATTGGGATTTCAAAAGGAATTGGAAGGAAACTTATTACCTAATGTAAATGAATACAAAATTCCTTTTGATGAGGTTATAAAAAAGAATTCCGGGGCGAAGCTGGTGTATGAATTTGATGCGGCCGATGTGAACAAGTCTTATATCTATCCTTCAATGGCAAGAAGTTTCCGCGAAGCGGGGATCCAAATCGCCACCCATTTTGCCTATGACCCAACTTATATGGCGCACGCCAATACAGAGTATAACACACATTATATGAACCTCGCTTATACGCCTGCAAAAGCGCTGGCTTTGATGATAAGCGGTAAGGTGTTTCATAAGATCCCAATGAACCAGGATTATGACACATACCCTCAAAATCTCACATTTGAAGATTTTGAGATAAGTTATGAACAGGATCTCGCCATTTTTAATTCTGAAGAAGAATTCATTTACACCAACTCCAATACGCACAGCCCCAAAAATATTTCGCAATTGAACAAAATTGCCGGTACGGGGAATTCTGAAGTGGTGAAATACGAAGGCAATGGAGCATATTTTCTGGATAAACTGGAGAACGGAGTTTGGCGCCTCGAAGTAATGCCGGATGCGATTCTTGTAGATAATCCCTTTGGAAGAAATAATCTGGATAAAACGGTGGCCGTCATAAACTGGCATAAATGGATGATGTCCCTGGTATTACCAGATCTCGGAGAAAATTTTACCATACGCAGTCTTAACCCGGGGAATAATTTTAAACCGGAGATTAAAGGGAATTCATTTGCAATTGAACCGGGAACCTATCTTTTAACTCGCAAAAATGTACAAACCGCTTATACCGGCAAAGAGAAGTGGAGGCATATAAATTTAAATGAATTTTATGCTCCGGAAACAACGGTAACAAAAACCTATGTGCTCCATGAACCGGTGAAGGAAATAATGGTCGGTGAAAAATCGTTGGAAATAAACGCACAAATTGTTTCCAACGATAAGGTAGAAAAAGCTGAAGTCTGGTTGCAAAACGGCAACAGCTATCATAGTATAGAATTAAAACATAAGCAGGCTTATACTTATTCAGCCTTAATTCCTGAAGATCTTTTACAACCGGGTTTCCTTAAATACAGGATAATTGTGAGTACACGATTGGGAACTTTCACTTATCCCGGTAATTTAAGTGGAAGTCCGGGAGATTGGGATTATTATGATAAGGGAAGTTATACAACCAGGATCGTGCGCGAAAAAACTCCCCTTTATTTATTTAATGCTGCAGAGGATCACGAGCATGTTGTTGGCAAATGGCAACGCGGCAATAAATTGGTACCCGGCCTTCTCCCGGGCCAGGCAGAATATCAGGTTAAGGTGGAACAATTATTCGTGAAAGATGAAGAAAACCTGAATGCACTCCCTGTATATGATTACTCCTTCAGGTACAATTTTTCAGAAAAGATCAAAGTCAGGGAAGGGGAGATCTCTCAAAATCAACATCTTGTTCTTAAAGGGAGGAGCCTTACGGGTAAATCAAAGAAAATACAGGTGGCAGTGGTAGATAAGCACGGCGCTGCATTTGGAAAGATCATTGAATTAGCCCCTGAGGAAAAAGATTATATTATAAATATTAAAGATCTGCAGCCAGTTAAGACCGTGAGCTTACCACGCCCGTATCCAACTTTTTTATCCTATTATTTTGAACATGAAAACAGGAATGATCTAAATATGGAAGTAGCAGAAGCTTTGCAAATATCCATAGGCCCGGGATTGGAAGAACCGGAATTACAAGTATCTCAGGAAATTGGAATAACCAGTTTAAGGCTGGAAAAGTAG
- a CDS encoding alpha-amylase → MKRRIILMGWVMSMMIGFNSCSSDNDPIDNTDDNPGQVPTTPTEPGALNLENYKNGTGVMMQTFYWDVEPRHEWWKIINGKVEGWANAGIDRLWLPVATKGQSGGYSMGYDPSDYFDFGEFNQHGTVATRFGTRDELVTLIANAHANDLEVIADIVINHNSGGGLEWNPYRNKNTYTLFDGTHGNASGMFNRNYENFYPNSTSDYDHGSLFYAEQNLDHNQEYVKNWLWKSDNSVAKYYQDVMGFDGWRFDYVQGFEPWVIKEWMDEVGGFAVGENWDGNANNLRNWVAAAGIPAFDFSAFYKMEEAFDRHNDLTYLGKDMLRKTHPEMAVTFVANHDSEKDSNADNRIAAENKLKAYAYILTHDGYPTIFYSDYENAAFQDDLKKLILLHNTLATGDVEILYNDNDEYVMRRKGTSTNPGLILYINTSSNTKRRTINSHWTNTTLMDYSGKTTYKPTTGADGSVSIEAPAGSYSIWSITN, encoded by the coding sequence ATGAAAAGAAGAATAATATTAATGGGATGGGTAATGTCCATGATGATAGGATTTAATTCCTGTTCCAGCGACAATGACCCAATAGACAATACAGATGATAATCCCGGCCAGGTACCTACAACCCCTACCGAGCCCGGCGCGTTAAACCTTGAAAATTATAAGAATGGCACAGGGGTAATGATGCAAACATTCTATTGGGATGTGGAGCCCCGGCATGAATGGTGGAAGATTATCAACGGGAAAGTTGAAGGATGGGCAAATGCGGGAATAGACCGTTTATGGCTTCCAGTAGCCACCAAAGGACAGTCCGGTGGCTACTCTATGGGATATGACCCTTCAGATTATTTTGATTTTGGCGAATTCAATCAACATGGCACTGTTGCTACGCGTTTTGGAACCCGGGATGAGCTGGTTACTTTAATTGCGAATGCCCATGCCAATGACCTGGAGGTGATCGCAGATATAGTAATAAACCACAACTCTGGTGGAGGCCTTGAGTGGAACCCCTACCGCAATAAAAACACCTATACGCTTTTTGACGGAACCCATGGAAATGCATCGGGAATGTTCAACAGGAATTATGAGAATTTTTATCCCAACAGCACCAGCGATTATGATCATGGCAGCTTATTTTATGCCGAACAAAACCTCGATCACAATCAGGAATATGTAAAGAACTGGTTATGGAAATCAGATAATTCTGTAGCAAAATACTACCAGGATGTAATGGGCTTTGATGGCTGGAGATTTGATTATGTTCAGGGGTTTGAACCATGGGTAATCAAAGAATGGATGGATGAAGTTGGCGGATTTGCAGTGGGAGAAAATTGGGATGGCAATGCTAACAACCTTAGAAACTGGGTAGCCGCTGCAGGAATTCCGGCCTTTGACTTTTCCGCTTTCTACAAAATGGAAGAAGCCTTTGACCGCCATAATGACCTTACCTATTTGGGAAAAGATATGTTACGAAAAACCCATCCTGAAATGGCCGTAACTTTTGTTGCAAACCATGATTCAGAAAAAGATTCGAATGCAGATAACCGGATAGCTGCCGAAAATAAATTGAAGGCCTATGCTTATATTTTAACCCATGACGGTTATCCTACCATATTTTATTCAGATTATGAAAATGCTGCATTTCAGGATGATTTGAAAAAGCTTATTCTTCTGCATAATACTCTTGCGACAGGCGATGTGGAAATACTTTACAATGACAATGATGAATATGTAATGAGAAGAAAAGGAACTTCTACCAATCCCGGTTTAATACTATACATCAACACAAGTTCCAATACCAAGCGACGTACAATTAACTCCCATTGGACAAATACCACGCTTATGGACTACAGTGGAAAAACCACCTATAAACCTACCACCGGGGCAGATGGCAGTGTGAGTATAGAAGCACCTGCGGGGTCTTACAGTATCTGGTCAATAACTAATTGA
- a CDS encoding SusF/SusE family outer membrane protein, whose translation MKKLSILLFAFVALTGLNSCTSDDDVVFIAQPDPEGISFINSFNANYVLTAATATNVAERFVWNTVDFDVPTNITYQLQGSTDANFGSFDVLGATGENNLAVTVRQLMTLAEDAGLDSDPNTDAPNSGMLYFRVRAFAGTDGGNGLSETSEVKSITVVLPETGEEEEVFKNLFLVGSATATGWDNSATSNNYPLFRDAADPNIYHYTGKLTGGADMFWKLVEVKGQWAPQYGGENGNLLYRATEGDTDPPAIAVSATGYYTITVNLDEMTYTVVPYDASGSTTYATIGIIGDSTPNGWDADQDMTKSEFDPHIWYIKGIELNDGEMKFRADNDWAVSWGGNTAMSGLATSDNGPNIPVSGGTYDIWFNDLTGRYIFIKL comes from the coding sequence ATGAAAAAACTTTCTATCTTATTATTTGCCTTTGTTGCTCTTACCGGACTTAACTCCTGTACCAGCGATGATGATGTGGTGTTCATTGCACAACCGGATCCTGAAGGTATAAGCTTTATTAACAGCTTTAATGCTAATTATGTTTTAACAGCTGCTACCGCAACCAATGTGGCCGAGCGTTTTGTATGGAATACTGTAGATTTTGATGTGCCTACCAATATTACCTATCAATTACAGGGATCAACTGACGCCAATTTTGGCAGTTTTGATGTCCTTGGAGCTACCGGGGAGAATAATCTTGCGGTAACTGTTAGACAATTAATGACCCTTGCTGAAGATGCAGGATTGGATAGTGACCCAAATACTGATGCTCCCAATAGCGGAATGCTTTATTTTAGAGTTCGCGCTTTTGCCGGAACCGATGGTGGTAATGGCCTTAGTGAAACATCTGAAGTGAAATCTATTACTGTGGTGTTACCAGAAACAGGAGAAGAGGAAGAAGTGTTTAAAAACCTATTCCTTGTTGGAAGTGCAACTGCTACCGGGTGGGATAATTCAGCCACTAGTAATAACTATCCATTATTTAGAGATGCAGCAGATCCTAATATTTACCATTATACAGGTAAATTAACCGGGGGTGCAGATATGTTTTGGAAACTTGTTGAAGTAAAGGGTCAATGGGCTCCCCAATATGGTGGAGAAAATGGCAACCTGCTATACAGAGCAACGGAAGGCGATACAGATCCTCCGGCTATTGCGGTAAGCGCTACAGGTTATTATACCATAACGGTGAACTTAGATGAAATGACCTACACTGTTGTTCCATATGATGCGAGTGGGTCTACAACCTATGCTACAATTGGAATAATTGGTGATTCCACTCCAAATGGATGGGATGCAGATCAGGATATGACGAAGTCTGAGTTCGATCCGCATATCTGGTACATTAAAGGAATAGAACTAAATGACGGTGAAATGAAATTCCGTGCAGATAACGATTGGGCGGTAAGCTGGGGTGGTAATACCGCGATGAGCGGCCTTGCAACAAGTGATAATGGTCCAAATATTCCTGTATCTGGGGGAACTTATGATATTTGGTTCAACGACCTTACCGGTAGATACATATTTATCAAATTATAG
- a CDS encoding RagB/SusD family nutrient uptake outer membrane protein: protein MYKKFRPILFVFISFMMFTSCQDELDLAPEDERQTSAAVFSNPASYEQFLAKLYAGIALSGQQGPAGQPDLAGLDEGFSNYLRLYFSMQELTTDEAVIGWNDGTIANLHAQTWTSGNEFIRTMYSRIMYQVALTNEFLRQTSDEALSDRGVDGQLRTDIQNYRAEARFLRALSYWHALDLFGNPPFITENDPIGAFLPQQTDSQSLFAFIESELKAIENQILPPRHTYGRADQAAVWMLLSKLYLNAETYTGTPRYADVITYTTKVIEAGYEIPDVPYQNLFLADNDRNGAQKEIIFPITFDALNTQSYGGMTFIIHASVGGTMVPRDFGIDGGWAGLRTTQQFVDKFPGGADSDDTRALFHSDGQTKEVLSIGNFNHGYAVAKYKNVNVNGNRGDYPAGFVDTDFPMFRLADAYLMYAEVVARNQGGDVSKAVGYINELRERAYGNPSQNISAGDLTPTFILNERARELYWEAHRRTDLIRFNQFTENGIWAFKGGVPQGSTTPSYRNLMPIPASDLGVNTNLTQNPGY, encoded by the coding sequence ATGTATAAAAAATTCAGACCTATTCTTTTCGTCTTTATCAGTTTCATGATGTTTACATCATGCCAGGACGAATTGGACCTTGCTCCGGAAGATGAAAGGCAAACATCTGCTGCTGTTTTTAGCAACCCGGCATCCTATGAACAGTTTCTTGCCAAACTTTATGCGGGCATCGCCTTAAGCGGCCAGCAAGGACCCGCCGGCCAACCAGATCTTGCCGGTCTTGATGAAGGATTTTCAAATTACCTGAGACTTTATTTCTCGATGCAGGAACTTACCACAGATGAGGCCGTAATTGGATGGAACGATGGCACAATTGCCAACCTTCACGCTCAAACCTGGACATCTGGTAATGAATTCATAAGAACCATGTACAGCCGTATTATGTACCAGGTAGCCTTGACCAATGAGTTTCTAAGACAAACTTCAGATGAAGCCCTTTCAGATAGAGGTGTTGATGGGCAACTGCGAACAGATATTCAGAATTACCGTGCTGAAGCCCGCTTCTTAAGAGCATTAAGCTACTGGCACGCACTGGATCTATTTGGCAACCCTCCGTTTATTACAGAAAATGACCCAATTGGGGCTTTCCTACCTCAACAAACAGACAGTCAATCTCTTTTCGCGTTTATAGAATCTGAACTAAAGGCAATAGAAAATCAAATTCTTCCTCCAAGACATACTTATGGAAGAGCAGATCAGGCTGCAGTTTGGATGTTGCTTTCAAAACTTTACCTGAACGCTGAAACGTATACAGGAACTCCACGATACGCAGATGTAATAACCTATACGACCAAAGTTATTGAGGCAGGTTATGAAATCCCGGATGTACCCTACCAGAATCTTTTTCTTGCAGATAATGACCGGAATGGAGCGCAAAAAGAGATAATTTTTCCAATAACTTTTGATGCTTTAAACACCCAGTCATATGGGGGTATGACATTTATAATTCATGCCTCAGTAGGTGGTACTATGGTGCCCCGGGATTTTGGAATAGACGGTGGTTGGGCAGGTTTAAGAACAACTCAGCAGTTTGTTGACAAGTTCCCTGGTGGAGCTGATAGTGATGATACCCGTGCCCTTTTTCATTCAGATGGACAAACCAAAGAAGTCCTAAGTATCGGTAACTTTAATCACGGCTATGCTGTGGCAAAATACAAGAATGTAAATGTAAATGGAAACAGAGGTGATTATCCGGCTGGATTTGTGGATACAGATTTTCCAATGTTTAGACTTGCAGATGCCTATTTGATGTATGCTGAAGTGGTTGCGAGAAACCAGGGAGGAGATGTTTCTAAAGCTGTAGGTTATATTAACGAACTAAGGGAGCGCGCTTATGGAAACCCAAGCCAGAATATTAGCGCAGGAGACCTTACCCCAACATTTATTCTTAATGAAAGAGCAAGAGAATTGTACTGGGAAGCACACCGAAGAACAGATCTTATACGTTTCAACCAGTTTACTGAAAATGGTATCTGGGCTTTCAAAGGTGGCGTACCACAGGGTAGCACTACTCCTTCTTATAGAAATTTAATGCCTATCCCAGCGTCAGATCTTGGGGTAAACACAAACTTAACTCAAAACCCAGGTTATTAA